Proteins from a genomic interval of Salinivibrio kushneri:
- the trxB gene encoding thioredoxin-disulfide reductase, translating to MSNIKHANLLILGSGPAGYTAAVYAARANLNPVMVTGMQQGGQLTTTTDVENWPGDPEGLTGPALMDRMKAHAEKFETEIIFDHINEVDLSSRPFRLKGDNGEFSCDALVISTGASAQYLGLPSEEAFKGRGVSACATCDGFFYRNQKVAVIGGGNTAVEEALYLSNIASEVHVVHRRDTFRAEKILVDRMMDKVKNGNIVLHTNRVLDEVLGDEMGVTQARLKDTQSDETETLDVMGVFVAIGHKPNTDIFAGQLEMENGYIKVESGLNGNATQTSVEGVFAAGDVMDHVYRQAITSAGTGCMAALDAERYLDALANNQ from the coding sequence ATGAGTAACATTAAGCATGCGAACCTGTTGATCCTGGGTTCAGGCCCGGCTGGCTATACCGCCGCTGTTTACGCCGCGCGCGCTAACTTAAACCCCGTGATGGTGACCGGAATGCAACAAGGTGGCCAGCTGACCACCACCACGGATGTTGAAAACTGGCCTGGCGATCCTGAGGGACTGACAGGGCCGGCCTTGATGGATCGTATGAAAGCCCATGCGGAAAAGTTCGAGACTGAGATTATCTTTGATCACATTAACGAAGTGGACTTATCCTCTCGTCCGTTCCGCTTAAAAGGCGATAATGGTGAGTTCAGCTGTGATGCATTGGTTATCTCTACCGGTGCCTCTGCGCAATATCTTGGCCTTCCATCTGAAGAAGCCTTTAAAGGACGCGGTGTCTCAGCCTGCGCCACCTGTGATGGGTTTTTCTATCGCAACCAAAAAGTCGCGGTGATCGGGGGTGGTAACACCGCGGTCGAAGAGGCCTTGTACCTATCAAATATTGCCTCAGAAGTGCATGTTGTTCATCGTCGCGACACCTTCCGTGCCGAGAAAATCCTCGTTGACCGCATGATGGATAAAGTGAAGAACGGTAATATCGTGCTACACACTAATCGCGTGCTCGATGAAGTACTAGGCGATGAAATGGGTGTGACCCAAGCACGCTTGAAAGACACCCAAAGTGATGAAACCGAAACACTGGATGTGATGGGTGTGTTTGTTGCAATTGGCCATAAACCTAATACCGATATTTTTGCGGGTCAATTAGAGATGGAAAATGGCTACATCAAGGTCGAGTCGGGCCTCAATGGCAATGCCACTCAAACCAGCGTTGAAGGTGTGTTTGCTGCCGGTGATGTGATGGATCATGTTTATCGCCAAGCGATAACCTCTGCAGGCACCGGCTGTATGGCCGCATTAGATGCCGAGCGCTATCTCGACGCTCTGGCGAATAATCAGTAA
- the cydC gene encoding heme ABC transporter ATP-binding protein/permease CydC yields MRELLPYLRLYKRHWFGLSLGMVLAFATLFAAIGLLTLSGWFIAAAAVAGLASLATFNYMLPAAGVRGFSIGRTFGRWAERVVSHNATFKLLADLRVSFFRKLAPLVPGQGLNMRDGDLLNRMVADVDAMDHVYLRLVSPMVVGIVGILAVSFFLGWFDPMLGMALGLILLGLLIGLPILFYRLGNDQGRAQLEQNAATRIALLDWLQGHAELALFGARDRYRARIDDSEQAMLHAQANMARITGLANAVLVAATGLTLVAMIWLAADGVGDHRPGPLIAMVAFTTMASFELMMPITAAFQYLGKTLTAAKRLNAITERAPSVPFPSQGHTGPAVGDISFDNVSYQYPGAAQDAVSNISLRITPGQTLALLGRTGCGKSTLLSLLTRAWDPTQGQITLDEVPLSQWQETALRDAMSVVTQSVDLFNGTLRDNLTLACPEASDDALATVLLRVGLGGLLEGQGLDAWLGDGGRQLSGGERRRLGIARGLLHPAPIMLLDEPTEGLDVQTEAEILSLLQDHCQDKTVVIITHRLAGLAHMDTVCLMDAGRIIEQGTHQDLLARNGRYAQLMNRL; encoded by the coding sequence ATGCGTGAACTACTGCCCTATCTCCGCCTCTATAAGCGCCACTGGTTCGGTTTGAGTCTAGGTATGGTGCTGGCGTTTGCTACCTTGTTTGCCGCCATTGGCCTACTCACCCTCTCCGGTTGGTTTATTGCCGCTGCGGCTGTCGCCGGCCTGGCGAGCCTTGCCACCTTTAATTACATGCTGCCCGCCGCCGGTGTGCGTGGCTTTTCCATTGGTCGTACCTTCGGCCGTTGGGCTGAACGTGTGGTCAGCCACAATGCCACCTTCAAACTATTGGCCGATTTACGCGTATCATTTTTTCGTAAACTCGCCCCATTAGTTCCTGGTCAAGGGCTGAATATGCGTGATGGCGACTTACTTAATCGCATGGTCGCCGATGTCGATGCCATGGACCACGTTTATCTGCGCCTAGTCAGCCCGATGGTGGTTGGTATCGTGGGCATCCTGGCGGTAAGTTTCTTCCTGGGTTGGTTTGACCCAATGCTTGGCATGGCGCTTGGACTGATCTTGCTCGGGTTACTGATTGGGCTGCCGATCCTTTTTTATCGCTTGGGTAATGATCAAGGCCGTGCACAGTTGGAACAAAATGCAGCCACGCGCATCGCATTGCTTGATTGGTTACAAGGCCACGCCGAGCTGGCTTTATTTGGCGCACGTGACCGCTATCGCGCCCGCATCGATGACAGCGAGCAAGCCATGCTGCACGCACAAGCCAATATGGCGCGCATCACCGGATTAGCCAATGCTGTGCTCGTCGCAGCCACAGGGCTAACACTGGTGGCGATGATTTGGCTGGCGGCAGATGGTGTCGGTGATCATAGGCCTGGCCCCCTGATTGCTATGGTGGCCTTTACGACCATGGCCAGTTTTGAGTTGATGATGCCGATCACTGCCGCCTTCCAATACCTCGGCAAAACGCTTACCGCCGCGAAACGACTGAATGCGATCACGGAGCGCGCGCCCAGTGTCCCCTTCCCCTCACAAGGACATACTGGCCCCGCTGTCGGCGATATTAGCTTTGATAATGTCAGTTACCAATACCCAGGCGCAGCACAAGACGCGGTTTCAAACATCTCTCTTCGCATCACACCAGGACAAACACTCGCCCTGTTAGGAAGAACGGGATGTGGCAAATCAACCTTATTGAGCTTGCTTACCCGTGCGTGGGATCCCACGCAAGGTCAAATCACCCTTGATGAGGTGCCGCTCTCGCAATGGCAAGAAACCGCGCTGCGTGACGCCATGTCTGTGGTGACGCAAAGTGTTGATCTGTTCAATGGCACACTGCGCGACAACCTCACCCTGGCTTGCCCAGAGGCATCAGACGATGCCCTCGCCACTGTCTTGCTGCGCGTTGGCTTGGGTGGACTGTTAGAGGGTCAAGGACTCGATGCGTGGCTGGGCGATGGCGGACGACAGCTTTCAGGCGGCGAGCGCCGCCGCTTGGGGATTGCTCGTGGCCTCTTGCACCCTGCGCCGATTATGTTACTTGATGAGCCAACCGAAGGCCTAGATGTGCAAACCGAGGCGGAGATCCTATCCTTACTGCAAGACCATTGTCAGGATAAAACCGTGGTGATCATTACCCATCGATTGGCTGGTTTGGCACATATGGACACTGTGTGTTTAATGGATGCTGGCCGCATTATTGAGCAAGGCACACATCAAGACTTGCTGGCACGTAACGGTCGCTATGCGCAACTCATGAACCGCTTGTAA
- a CDS encoding DNA translocase FtsK translates to MEFSLRREPKAARAKARLDGVQRLKECGFILVLAAAVFTMVALLSFNPADPSWSQTAWHGDVHNAAGAMGAWLADSLFFSFGILAYPLPPAAILGGWVFLRRRSDDEPINYTIIGARILGLFILFLTSCSLADLNFDDFWHFSSGGVMGDVTNSLALPLFNVLGTTLVMLFGWAAGFTLFTGISWLTIVDNLGAMTLKGVTWAVNRIRGDAPTELGVPDTDTQSTAANASEPMELSDLRRLTPSAPEKAENSANDEQAQNKAASPIIFGGQARSATDSDVADDQGATDSDDAQPEEPSLGQWHLAIEHEEEHEEAAPVLSSRVEVDTPHLDTGTAPSIETGEETPSDDLHSAPIAPSQHHADTTYGNQDGLSELERAEQASSGADEDDDPFQETIRQAQKNQQQAAGLDHPFLVKDEPDLPTPKEPFPTLDLLDPARHTAEQATREELEKIARLVEARLEDFKVQARVVGVYPGPVITRFELDLAPGVKVSRISGLSKDLARALSTTAVRVVEVIPGKPYIGLELPNEHRETVFMSEVIGSERFKNSHSPISVVLGNDIAGEAIITDLGKAPHMLVAGTTGSGKSVGVNVMLVSMLYKASPEDVRFIMIDPKMLELSVYEGIPHLLTEVVTDMKDAGNALRWCVGEMERRYKLMSALGVRNLKGFNEKVKAAEAANNPIPDPLWKPGDSMDESAPKLEKLPYIVVVVDEFSDLMMVVGKKVEELIARLAQKARAAGIHLVLATQRPSVDVITGLIKANIPTRMAFTVSTKTDSRTILDQGGAESLLGMGDMLFMPNGSNHPIRVHGAFVSDEEVHRVVNNWKARGKPQYLDEITKGEQGSDSLLPGEAPSGGEGEELDQLFDQVVEFVTESRRGSVSGVQRRFKIGYNRAARIVEQLEAHGVVSSPGHNGNREVIAPPPPKD, encoded by the coding sequence ATGGAGTTTTCTTTACGTCGGGAGCCCAAAGCGGCTCGTGCTAAAGCGCGTTTAGATGGCGTTCAGCGATTAAAAGAGTGTGGGTTTATTTTGGTACTCGCGGCAGCCGTGTTCACCATGGTCGCCCTATTGTCTTTTAATCCGGCCGACCCATCCTGGTCGCAAACCGCTTGGCATGGTGATGTCCACAATGCAGCAGGTGCCATGGGCGCGTGGCTCGCCGATAGTCTCTTCTTTTCGTTTGGTATCTTAGCGTATCCGCTGCCACCAGCGGCGATTCTCGGGGGGTGGGTGTTCTTGCGTCGCCGCAGCGACGATGAACCCATCAATTATACCATTATCGGCGCGCGTATCTTGGGACTGTTTATCCTGTTTTTAACCAGCTGTTCGTTGGCCGATTTGAATTTTGACGATTTTTGGCATTTTTCCTCTGGTGGTGTAATGGGGGATGTCACCAACAGTTTGGCGCTGCCGCTATTTAACGTATTAGGGACGACCTTGGTGATGCTGTTTGGCTGGGCGGCCGGCTTTACGCTCTTTACAGGCATTTCTTGGTTGACCATTGTTGATAATCTCGGTGCCATGACACTAAAAGGCGTCACCTGGGCGGTCAATCGGATTCGCGGTGACGCGCCTACCGAGTTAGGCGTTCCAGACACCGACACACAGAGCACCGCAGCCAATGCGTCTGAGCCGATGGAACTTAGTGACCTACGCCGCCTGACGCCGTCAGCGCCGGAGAAGGCGGAGAATTCCGCCAACGATGAGCAGGCACAGAACAAGGCAGCGTCGCCTATTATCTTTGGTGGACAAGCGCGTTCGGCAACAGACTCGGATGTTGCCGATGATCAGGGCGCTACCGATAGCGATGATGCGCAACCCGAGGAACCCTCATTGGGGCAGTGGCACCTTGCTATCGAGCACGAGGAGGAGCATGAAGAAGCTGCGCCTGTATTGTCTTCGCGCGTTGAGGTGGACACGCCACATCTTGATACTGGAACTGCTCCCTCTATTGAAACGGGCGAAGAGACACCATCTGATGATCTGCACAGTGCACCAATCGCACCGAGTCAGCATCACGCCGACACAACTTATGGCAATCAAGATGGGCTGTCCGAGCTTGAGCGTGCAGAACAAGCGAGCAGTGGCGCGGATGAGGATGACGACCCGTTTCAGGAAACCATTCGCCAAGCGCAAAAAAATCAGCAGCAGGCGGCTGGACTGGATCATCCGTTCCTAGTCAAAGATGAGCCGGATTTACCCACGCCGAAAGAACCTTTCCCGACCCTCGATCTGCTTGACCCCGCTCGCCATACCGCAGAGCAGGCGACGCGTGAAGAGCTCGAGAAGATTGCTCGCCTGGTCGAAGCACGACTGGAAGACTTTAAAGTTCAGGCGCGCGTAGTGGGCGTATATCCAGGCCCGGTGATCACCCGTTTTGAGCTCGATCTTGCGCCTGGGGTTAAAGTTTCACGCATTTCTGGCTTATCTAAAGACTTGGCGCGTGCTTTGTCGACCACGGCAGTGCGTGTGGTCGAAGTGATACCAGGAAAACCCTACATTGGCCTTGAGCTGCCTAATGAGCACCGGGAGACGGTGTTTATGTCGGAAGTGATTGGTAGTGAGCGGTTTAAGAACAGCCACTCGCCGATTTCGGTGGTGCTGGGGAATGATATCGCGGGTGAGGCGATTATCACTGATTTGGGTAAAGCGCCACACATGCTGGTGGCGGGTACCACAGGCTCGGGTAAGTCGGTGGGCGTCAACGTGATGCTGGTAAGTATGTTGTATAAAGCCTCACCGGAAGATGTGCGCTTTATCATGATCGATCCGAAAATGCTCGAGCTTTCGGTATACGAGGGGATCCCACACCTGTTGACTGAGGTGGTGACTGACATGAAAGATGCGGGGAATGCTCTGCGTTGGTGTGTGGGTGAGATGGAACGTCGTTACAAGCTGATGTCGGCGCTTGGAGTACGGAACCTAAAAGGCTTTAACGAAAAAGTAAAAGCCGCGGAAGCCGCGAATAACCCCATTCCCGATCCGCTTTGGAAGCCAGGTGACTCGATGGATGAGTCAGCGCCTAAGCTGGAAAAGCTACCTTATATTGTGGTGGTCGTGGATGAATTCTCCGATCTGATGATGGTGGTGGGCAAAAAAGTGGAAGAGTTGATCGCGCGACTAGCACAAAAAGCGCGGGCAGCTGGGATTCATCTAGTGCTTGCCACCCAGCGTCCATCAGTGGATGTGATTACAGGCTTAATCAAAGCCAACATTCCAACGCGGATGGCGTTTACGGTGTCTACTAAGACAGATTCACGCACTATCCTCGACCAAGGGGGAGCAGAGTCGTTACTGGGGATGGGTGATATGCTGTTTATGCCTAATGGCTCCAACCACCCCATCCGTGTACATGGCGCTTTTGTCAGTGATGAAGAGGTTCATCGCGTGGTGAACAACTGGAAAGCACGTGGTAAGCCACAGTACCTAGACGAAATAACCAAAGGGGAGCAAGGCTCTGATAGCTTGTTGCCGGGTGAAGCGCCCTCAGGCGGAGAGGGTGAGGAGCTGGACCAGCTTTTTGACCAAGTGGTTGAATTTGTCACCGAAAGCCGCCGAGGCTCTGTCTCTGGCGTCCAGCGCCGGTTTAAAATTGGCTACAACCGGGCGGCGCGGATTGTGGAACAACTGGAAGCACATGGTGTCGTAAGCTCACCAGGCCATAACGGTAATCGCGAAGTTATCGCGCCACCACCACCCAAAGATTGA
- the lrp gene encoding leucine-responsive transcriptional regulator Lrp: MVDTKKKPSKELDRIDRNILNELQKDGRVSNVELSKRVGLSPTPCLERVRRLERQGYILGYTALLNPQYLDASLLVFVEITLNRGAPDVFEQFNKAVQTLEDIQECSLVSGDFDYLLKTRVADMSAYRKLLGETLLRLPGVNDTRTYVVMEEVKQSNHLVIHTR; the protein is encoded by the coding sequence ATGGTAGATACCAAAAAAAAGCCCTCCAAGGAATTGGACCGCATTGACCGCAACATCCTGAACGAGCTTCAAAAGGATGGGCGAGTCTCTAACGTTGAGTTATCAAAACGTGTTGGTCTTTCTCCTACCCCCTGTCTAGAACGTGTACGACGTCTTGAGCGTCAAGGTTATATCCTTGGCTATACAGCACTGCTTAACCCCCAGTATTTGGATGCATCACTGTTGGTGTTTGTCGAAATCACACTCAACCGCGGTGCGCCTGATGTGTTCGAGCAATTTAATAAAGCCGTGCAAACGCTTGAGGATATTCAAGAGTGCTCGTTGGTGTCAGGGGATTTTGACTACCTGCTTAAAACACGAGTAGCGGATATGTCAGCTTATCGCAAGTTATTGGGTGAAACCTTGCTGCGTTTACCCGGTGTGAATGACACTCGCACGTATGTGGTGATGGAAGAGGTGAAACAGAGTAATCATCTGGTTATCCATACCCGTTAG
- the cydD gene encoding heme ABC transporter permease/ATP-binding protein CydD translates to MDKSKQRALTQWLKSQSSLAKPWLVATISIALLSGVLLIAQAALLAHLLHQLIIEQTDKFTLLPSFLALAGVVLARAACSWAKEQTGYRCGEVIRQHIRHLILNRLEALGPVSIQGRPAGSWASLILEQVEELQDFFARYLPQMAIAVLIPLVILVAVFPINWASGVIFLVTAPLVPFFMALVGIKAADANRKNFKALQRLSGYFYDRLRGLPTLKLFNRVEAEAEQLHLASHTFRQRTMEVLRLAFLSSAVLEFFTAISIAVVAVYFGFSFIGELDFGHYGASISLFTGLFVLVLAPEFYQPLRDLGTFYHAKAQAIGAAESIVEFLDAQPDTGTQGEATPDLSTVTIIAHDLEVLSPDGHVLAGPMCFSIQPGEQVALVGVSGAGKSSLLNALLGFLPYRGSLTINGYERSELDLTHWRQSISWVGQNPQLFHGSIRDNIALANPEATPETINQVMTQAYVDEFVMRLTDGLAHPVGDRNGGLSVGQAQRIAVARALLQDGALWVLDEPTASLDAHSENRVLETLSAATQAKTCVQVSHRLDSLTHSDQVWVMMDGKLVQQGPYHTLAETGPLAEMLASADRRNLDA, encoded by the coding sequence ATGGATAAATCTAAACAGCGGGCGCTAACCCAATGGCTCAAGTCGCAGAGCTCGTTAGCCAAACCCTGGTTAGTTGCGACGATTAGTATTGCACTCCTCTCCGGTGTGCTTTTGATTGCCCAAGCAGCACTTCTCGCCCACCTGCTGCACCAATTGATTATTGAACAAACGGATAAATTCACCCTACTCCCCAGTTTTCTGGCGTTAGCTGGCGTCGTATTAGCACGTGCAGCATGCAGCTGGGCCAAAGAGCAAACGGGCTACCGCTGTGGTGAAGTGATTCGCCAACATATTCGTCATTTAATCCTGAATCGCCTCGAGGCGTTGGGGCCGGTGAGCATTCAAGGACGCCCAGCAGGTAGCTGGGCGAGCCTGATTTTAGAGCAAGTAGAGGAGTTACAAGACTTTTTTGCCCGTTATTTGCCGCAAATGGCCATCGCCGTGCTGATCCCCTTGGTGATCTTGGTTGCCGTTTTCCCAATCAATTGGGCGTCGGGCGTGATCTTTTTAGTCACCGCGCCGCTGGTCCCCTTTTTCATGGCCTTAGTTGGCATTAAAGCCGCTGATGCCAACCGGAAAAACTTTAAGGCACTGCAACGTTTATCCGGTTACTTCTACGACCGCTTACGTGGACTGCCCACTCTCAAGCTGTTTAATCGCGTTGAGGCGGAGGCCGAGCAGCTTCATCTCGCATCACACACATTTCGCCAACGAACAATGGAAGTGCTGCGCCTGGCCTTTTTATCATCGGCCGTGCTGGAATTTTTCACCGCCATTTCCATTGCCGTTGTCGCCGTCTATTTTGGGTTTAGCTTTATTGGTGAGCTTGATTTTGGTCACTATGGTGCCTCTATTTCGCTGTTTACCGGTTTATTCGTCTTAGTGCTGGCCCCCGAGTTTTATCAGCCATTGCGCGATCTCGGCACCTTTTATCACGCTAAGGCACAAGCAATTGGGGCGGCCGAGTCGATCGTGGAATTTCTCGATGCCCAGCCAGATACCGGCACCCAAGGTGAAGCCACGCCTGATTTATCCACCGTTACTATCATCGCGCACGACCTGGAGGTACTCAGTCCCGACGGTCACGTATTGGCAGGGCCAATGTGCTTTTCTATCCAACCCGGTGAACAGGTTGCGCTTGTTGGCGTCAGTGGCGCGGGCAAATCTAGCCTTCTTAACGCTCTGCTTGGTTTTCTGCCCTACCGTGGTAGCCTCACCATTAATGGCTATGAACGCAGTGAACTTGATTTAACGCATTGGCGTCAGTCGATAAGCTGGGTCGGGCAAAACCCACAACTGTTCCATGGCAGTATTCGCGACAATATCGCCCTCGCTAACCCTGAGGCAACGCCTGAGACCATCAACCAAGTGATGACCCAAGCGTACGTGGATGAGTTCGTGATGCGGCTGACCGATGGCTTGGCGCATCCTGTCGGTGACCGAAATGGCGGGTTATCAGTGGGTCAAGCTCAGCGTATTGCGGTCGCGCGAGCGCTATTACAAGATGGTGCGCTCTGGGTACTGGATGAGCCAACCGCAAGCCTAGACGCACATAGCGAAAACCGCGTGCTAGAAACCTTGAGTGCGGCAACCCAAGCCAAAACCTGTGTCCAGGTGTCGCACCGTTTAGACTCGCTCACCCACAGTGACCAAGTCTGGGTGATGATGGACGGAAAGTTAGTACAACAAGGCCCCTATCATACTCTCGCTGAAACCGGCCCGCTGGCTGAGATGCTGGCTTCCGCCGATAGGAGAAATCTCGATGCGTGA
- the ald gene encoding alanine dehydrogenase, with the protein MIIGVPKEIKNHEYRVGMVPASVRELISHGHSVYIETNAGNGIGFSDDDYKAAGASILPTAADVFAKAEMIVKVKEPQAVERAMLREGQILFTYLHLAPDFPQTEDLIKSKAICIAYETVTDSKGRLPLLAPMSEVAGRMSIQAGAQALEKSHGGSGMLLSGVPGVEPAKIVVLGGGVVGSNAARMAVGLRADVTILDKNVDTLRRLDEEFQGRAKVVYSTEETLEQHVLNADLVVGAVLIPGAAAPKLVNEDHIKRMKPGAAVVDVAIDQGGCFATSHATTHADPTYIVDDVVHYCVANMPGAVARTSTVALNNATLPYIVKLANKGYRDALVEDAHLRNGLNVIGGQVTIKEVAEGFELPYVDAMDALKAAH; encoded by the coding sequence ATGATCATTGGCGTTCCAAAAGAAATCAAAAACCATGAGTACCGCGTTGGTATGGTACCCGCGAGTGTTCGCGAGCTTATTTCTCACGGCCACTCTGTTTACATCGAGACCAACGCAGGTAATGGTATTGGTTTCTCTGACGACGACTATAAAGCCGCCGGCGCGTCTATCCTTCCCACTGCTGCTGACGTTTTTGCGAAAGCAGAAATGATCGTCAAGGTAAAAGAGCCACAAGCCGTTGAGCGTGCGATGCTCCGCGAAGGACAGATTTTGTTCACCTATTTGCATCTTGCACCAGATTTTCCGCAAACAGAAGACTTAATTAAAAGTAAAGCCATCTGTATTGCCTACGAAACGGTAACAGATTCTAAAGGTCGATTGCCACTCCTTGCGCCTATGTCTGAGGTCGCTGGCCGCATGTCTATTCAAGCAGGTGCACAAGCGCTAGAAAAATCACACGGCGGTTCGGGCATGTTGCTCAGCGGTGTGCCCGGGGTTGAGCCTGCGAAAATCGTGGTACTCGGCGGTGGTGTTGTCGGCTCGAACGCCGCTCGTATGGCCGTTGGTCTGCGTGCTGACGTCACGATTCTCGACAAAAATGTCGATACCTTACGTCGCCTCGATGAAGAGTTCCAAGGACGTGCCAAAGTGGTCTACTCCACAGAAGAAACCCTAGAGCAGCACGTATTGAACGCCGATCTGGTTGTCGGTGCGGTACTGATCCCAGGTGCGGCCGCCCCCAAACTGGTTAACGAAGACCACATTAAACGTATGAAGCCCGGCGCAGCGGTTGTGGATGTGGCTATTGATCAAGGCGGCTGTTTCGCGACCTCACACGCGACCACTCATGCGGATCCCACCTATATCGTCGATGATGTCGTTCACTACTGTGTCGCCAACATGCCTGGCGCGGTGGCCCGCACGTCTACCGTCGCATTGAACAACGCCACACTGCCTTATATCGTCAAACTGGCGAATAAAGGCTATCGCGATGCCTTGGTAGAAGATGCGCACCTACGCAACGGTCTGAATGTGATTGGCGGTCAAGTGACCATCAAAGAGGTCGCAGAAGGCTTTGAGTTGCCGTATGTTGATGCCATGGACGCGCTAAAGGCCGCGCATTAA
- the lolA gene encoding outer membrane lipoprotein chaperone LolA has translation MVVISLFFALSVQAKTPAQQHLMERLSQVDAFSAQFSQTVHSPEGEVIHQAKGRLAIERPNLFNWTTTSPDETIMISDGETLWYYSPFVEQVTAMWLEDATAQTPFVLLTRNQPSDWQAYQITQEADTFTLTPNTTGTIGEFEVTVKPDGTLNGFTVVEQDGQQSQFTLSQFSRQTPASDLFSFTPPDSVMVDDQRQPR, from the coding sequence ATGGTGGTGATATCGCTATTTTTTGCATTATCGGTGCAGGCGAAAACGCCGGCGCAACAACACCTGATGGAACGCTTGAGTCAGGTTGACGCATTCAGTGCGCAGTTTTCGCAAACAGTGCACAGCCCAGAAGGAGAGGTGATTCATCAAGCAAAAGGACGGCTCGCCATTGAGCGGCCAAATTTGTTTAACTGGACCACAACCTCACCCGACGAAACTATCATGATTTCCGATGGCGAGACGCTCTGGTACTACAGCCCCTTTGTTGAGCAAGTGACGGCGATGTGGCTGGAGGATGCCACGGCACAGACGCCGTTTGTATTGCTAACGCGCAATCAGCCCAGTGATTGGCAGGCGTATCAAATCACCCAAGAGGCTGACACCTTTACCTTAACGCCAAATACCACAGGCACGATTGGCGAATTTGAGGTCACGGTGAAGCCGGATGGTACCTTGAACGGTTTTACCGTGGTTGAGCAAGATGGGCAACAGAGCCAGTTTACGCTGAGCCAGTTTAGTCGACAAACACCGGCGTCGGACCTGTTTTCGTTTACGCCACCCGACTCAGTGATGGTCGACGATCAGCGCCAACCAAGATAA